The sequence GTGTGTCTATGGGTTGCCACCTTATATGAGACAAGTTTTGTCTCATCCTCTTCAATATATTGAGGTGGTGCATTCTTAATCTGTTCCGGTGTTGGATAGGGATGTGTCTGACGCCAAATCCTGTATTCTTCATTAGGTAGACGTTTTTTGCCTACCACTGCATTTATAGTCCTCTGGCCTTCTTCCTTGTTTTTTTCTATATTGAATTGTAGGACATTGCCTAAAATAAATATGTCTGTTCCTTTAAGTTTGCCTGCCTTTTTTGCGCTTTCAAGGTCTGCAAGACCTGCCTGTCCTAATTCTATCTCCTTGAGTATATCACCTAAAACATCCCTGGCAAGAATCTTCACATCACTGGTGGAATTCTTGGTAAGATATGTTAAGAGGTTGTCTGTTATAAGGCGTCCTGCATCCTTGTTATTGGTGGGTGGATCAAAATCCTTTACCGCGATCTTTTTCACAACCCTCTGTCTTATCTTATCTTCCAGTGCATTTTTCTTGTTTAAAAAATCTCTCCTTTTGGTAAGCATGAAGAGTCTATCATACCAGATATACGCATTGCCGAGTAGCCCATTCTGCTCATAACTGTCGAGCTTAGGAACAACATTTTCGACAAGAATGAGTGTAATATCGCCGATGTCTTTATCCTTTGAGGGATTAGGTACCAGGTTATGGGCATTCTGTATATTAAGATATGCGCTATTCAATTTTTTTCTAAGGAGGTCGTCCTTTGCCTTATTTATAAAGTTAATAGCCGCATTTTGTTGGAGTTCTCTGATTTTATTTAAGATATCACCCCTTGGACCAAGAACAGCAGCCTTTTTTATAAAAATTATCACGTTATCCCAGTCATTCTGCTTGGCGTATTCTTCAGCCCTTGATACATAGTAGGCAGGTTTATGTTTGTCCTGGGCATTTTTCAATCTTGCTATCACATCCGGGCTATCTGGTTTTATTTCTTTTGCCTGCTCCAGCATCTTCAAGGCTACCCCAAAGTCTTCAGCCTTCTCAGCCTCCTGTGACTTTTCAAGATAATAATTAATTCCATCCATCTCTGTTTTTGCCAGTTTGATGGGCAGGTCAAGATAATTTGGATAGAAGCCTTCTATCTCTCTCAATCTTTTTACAGCCTGTGCCCACTCATTAGTGCTTATGAGTTTTGAGGCGGACGTATATAATTCATCAGCCTTTTTTGTAAGGACGTCTATGCCTGATTTTATACTTTCAAGCATCCTTGCATAGCTATCATTATCTGGGTTTAATCTTGTGGCTTTTTCAGCCTCTGTGAATGCCCTGTTGAGATTGTCTATGGTGACGGGTTTTTTGTCTACCAGTGATTTTGCACTGTCTATATGAGATTTAGCTACCGAGGTTTTAAGTCTCTTTAATTCAGCCTTATATTCCTGATTATCCGGTTCTTTTGCCACGGCATCTTCCAGCATTGATATGGCTTCTTCAAGTCTGTTTGCCTTTATCAAGCTTTGAGCCGTATCAAAACTCTCTTTTCCCGGGGATACACAACCATAAACCAGAACTATGGATATGATTAGCA is a genomic window of Syntrophorhabdaceae bacterium containing:
- a CDS encoding CsgG/HfaB family protein, translating into MKYFKLFFMLIISIVLVYGCVSPGKESFDTAQSLIKANRLEEAISMLEDAVAKEPDNQEYKAELKRLKTSVAKSHIDSAKSLVDKKPVTIDNLNRAFTEAEKATRLNPDNDSYARMLESIKSGIDVLTKKADELYTSASKLISTNEWAQAVKRLREIEGFYPNYLDLPIKLAKTEMDGINYYLEKSQEAEKAEDFGVALKMLEQAKEIKPDSPDVIARLKNAQDKHKPAYYVSRAEEYAKQNDWDNVIIFIKKAAVLGPRGDILNKIRELQQNAAINFINKAKDDLLRKKLNSAYLNIQNAHNLVPNPSKDKDIGDITLILVENVVPKLDSYEQNGLLGNAYIWYDRLFMLTKRRDFLNKKNALEDKIRQRVVKKIAVKDFDPPTNNKDAGRLITDNLLTYLTKNSTSDVKILARDVLGDILKEIELGQAGLADLESAKKAGKLKGTDIFILGNVLQFNIEKNKEEGQRTINAVVGKKRLPNEEYRIWRQTHPYPTPEQIKNAPPQYIEEDETKLVSYKVATHRHTATVTVSYRIIDVEEGEVKITDTLKETEAVEGRYQEGVEFANIPYIPLKMPSDSELFERVINKTVAKLGQAVLGRFQNLQISYSEQAKKLLASNENEYAIEKFVDAIHVEKLKRISTPITKESLEGINRALREM